From a region of the Fusobacterium sp. FSA-380-WT-3A genome:
- a CDS encoding nuclear transport factor 2 family protein: MNEKIYIERESKVRLWFEMWLQKENKGIENIFSESAIYIESWGPQYDNLSEITYWFNEWNQRGTVKKWDILEFTHNKDKTFVEWKFFCEMNDGEIQKFDGISIIKWNDFNKIIYLKEFGCNDDTYNPYEEKRKSKKYNWF, from the coding sequence ATGAATGAGAAAATTTATATAGAAAGAGAAAGTAAAGTTAGATTGTGGTTTGAAATGTGGTTACAAAAAGAAAATAAGGGTATAGAAAACATATTTTCAGAATCAGCAATTTATATAGAAAGTTGGGGACCTCAATATGATAATTTATCGGAAATTACTTATTGGTTTAATGAATGGAATCAAAGAGGAACAGTAAAGAAATGGGATATATTAGAATTTACTCACAATAAAGATAAAACTTTTGTTGAGTGGAAATTTTTTTGTGAAATGAATGATGGGGAAATACAAAAGTTTGATGGTATTTCCATAATAAAATGGAATGATTTTAATAAAATTATTTATTTAAAAGAATTTGGTTGTAATGATGATACTTATAACCCTTATGAAGAAAAGAGAAAATCTAAAAAGTACAATTGGTTTTAA
- a CDS encoding tetratricopeptide repeat protein gives MGILTKKIIKELENQEYAVDVLPILDKFQVKNNYSDEEMDNDLEVALWRAYAYNNVNKYEFFELTEKTLSKVKEKGINNSEWCCTYACAIVYLRRFEEALEYCKRAVELDPKYPWAWLELAKLYYKFNLLDEAYKAIETGLQLRPNAYTFLTLKDDIDNDRGFAFCLTHYVDEEVDNDESEDDLLNIDDEKLYNEFLSRSDIEKEIIILDELEKFQEIIDLINSLPNEKLTVGILYSLSKAYNNNSEPEEAIKVLLRLKDNEENTALWNHRMAYSYLCSNNLEEAEKYIVKALEIEPERKNSIMLYRLICSKIGNGKVESGESEVGLKYLLKARDLATDEETIILTERDLGWAYDHIKEYEKAYKYLQNVVTLGRDDIWVHSELGFCLGGLEKYQEAIKHFEKAIEMGRNDDWIYARLGTMYEEVENYEKALEIFLRGLEAEEKKSEIWLLSEIAWIYNNKKSDFSKGLEYLNKAKKLGRDDIWINSEFGWLYNHLKDYPKGLKHILRAKELGRDDEGINYEVGFSLNRMNREEEALEYLLKSEKLGKNDEWLYSEIGYCFDCLNRYEEAFPYLIKARDKRDDEWINSEIGYCLNRLDRYEEAILYLQKAKTLGRKDDWLFTEIGFCLKNLERYEEALKYLYKAEELGKDNDWINVEIAECLTEMDKLEEGIIRLKKALTYEECDKLYINSEIGRILGKEENYEEALKYLYEAEKLKSDDTWVLSEIAWNILNIADEMESSKDKLKNYKKGLEYLIKAQDLGRDDKWLNGQIGFAYMKLEKFKEAIKYFEKARFIEPDDEWILYNLGATYRKYGEISKAIELLNIVLEMGEFKGWTELELAWCYALIDEKEKAQKYLEEVDSYIGGEIAKSLEIKKEYDTVKQLISNNIYLS, from the coding sequence ATGGGAATTTTAACTAAGAAAATAATTAAAGAATTAGAAAATCAAGAGTATGCAGTTGATGTCCTACCAATACTAGATAAATTTCAAGTTAAAAATAACTATTCTGATGAAGAGATGGATAATGACTTAGAAGTTGCTCTTTGGAGAGCTTATGCTTATAATAATGTTAATAAATATGAGTTTTTTGAATTGACAGAAAAAACTCTTTCTAAAGTTAAAGAAAAAGGAATAAATAATAGTGAGTGGTGTTGTACCTATGCTTGTGCAATAGTTTATTTAAGAAGATTTGAAGAAGCTTTAGAATATTGTAAAAGAGCAGTAGAATTAGACCCTAAATATCCATGGGCTTGGTTAGAACTAGCAAAACTTTATTATAAGTTTAATTTATTAGATGAAGCTTATAAAGCGATAGAAACTGGACTTCAATTAAGACCTAATGCTTATACTTTTTTAACTTTAAAAGATGATATAGATAATGATAGAGGATTTGCTTTTTGTCTTACTCATTATGTTGATGAAGAAGTAGATAATGATGAATCTGAAGATGACCTTCTTAATATTGATGATGAGAAGCTATATAATGAATTTCTAAGTAGAAGTGATATAGAAAAAGAGATTATAATTTTAGATGAATTAGAAAAATTCCAAGAGATAATAGATTTGATTAATTCTCTTCCTAATGAGAAATTAACAGTTGGAATCTTATATTCTCTTTCTAAAGCATACAATAATAATTCTGAACCAGAAGAAGCTATAAAAGTTTTACTTAGACTGAAAGATAATGAAGAGAATACAGCTCTTTGGAATCATAGAATGGCTTATTCATATTTATGTTCAAATAATTTAGAGGAAGCTGAAAAATATATTGTAAAAGCCTTAGAAATAGAGCCTGAAAGAAAAAATTCAATAATGTTGTATAGATTAATATGCTCAAAGATAGGAAATGGTAAAGTTGAATCTGGAGAATCTGAAGTTGGATTAAAATACCTTTTAAAAGCTAGAGATTTAGCAACTGATGAAGAAACTATTATTTTAACTGAAAGAGATTTAGGCTGGGCATACGACCATATAAAAGAATATGAAAAGGCATATAAATATTTACAAAATGTTGTTACTTTAGGAAGAGATGATATTTGGGTACATTCAGAGTTAGGATTCTGTTTAGGTGGATTAGAAAAATATCAAGAAGCTATAAAACATTTTGAAAAAGCTATTGAAATGGGTAGAAATGATGATTGGATATATGCTAGACTTGGCACTATGTATGAAGAGGTAGAAAATTATGAGAAAGCTTTGGAGATTTTCTTAAGAGGACTTGAAGCAGAAGAAAAAAAATCAGAAATTTGGTTACTTTCAGAAATTGCTTGGATTTATAATAATAAAAAATCAGACTTTTCTAAGGGATTAGAGTATTTGAATAAAGCTAAAAAATTAGGAAGAGATGATATTTGGATAAATTCAGAATTTGGTTGGTTATATAATCATTTAAAAGACTATCCAAAGGGATTAAAACATATATTGAGAGCTAAAGAGTTAGGAAGAGATGATGAAGGGATTAATTATGAAGTTGGATTTTCTCTTAATAGAATGAATAGAGAGGAAGAAGCTTTAGAATATTTATTAAAATCTGAAAAATTAGGTAAAAATGATGAATGGCTTTACTCTGAAATTGGATATTGTTTTGATTGTTTAAATAGATATGAGGAAGCTTTTCCTTATTTAATAAAAGCTAGAGATAAAAGAGATGATGAGTGGATTAATTCTGAAATAGGTTATTGTTTAAATAGATTAGATAGATACGAAGAAGCTATTTTATATTTACAAAAAGCTAAGACTTTAGGAAGAAAAGATGATTGGCTATTTACTGAAATAGGATTTTGCTTAAAAAATTTAGAAAGATATGAAGAAGCTTTAAAATATCTATATAAAGCTGAAGAATTAGGAAAAGATAATGATTGGATTAATGTTGAAATAGCTGAATGTTTAACAGAAATGGATAAGTTAGAAGAAGGAATTATAAGACTTAAAAAAGCTCTTACTTATGAAGAGTGTGATAAACTTTATATAAACTCTGAAATAGGAAGAATATTAGGGAAAGAGGAAAATTATGAAGAAGCTTTAAAATATTTATATGAAGCTGAAAAATTAAAAAGTGATGATACCTGGGTTCTTTCAGAAATAGCTTGGAACATATTAAATATAGCTGATGAAATGGAAAGTAGTAAAGATAAGTTAAAGAATTATAAAAAAGGATTGGAATATTTAATTAAAGCTCAAGACTTAGGAAGAGATGACAAGTGGCTTAATGGACAAATTGGGTTTGCTTATATGAAACTTGAAAAATTTAAAGAAGCCATAAAATATTTTGAAAAAGCTAGATTTATAGAGCCTGATGATGAGTGGATATTATATAATTTAGGGGCAACTTATAGAAAGTATGGAGAAATATCAAAAGCAATAGAGTTGTTAAATATAGTTTTAGAGATGGGAGAATTTAAAGGTTGGACAGAATTAGAACTTGCTTGGTGTTACGCTCTAATTGATGAAAAAGAAAAAGCACAAAAATATTTAGAGGAAGTAGACTCATATATTGGAGGAGAAATTGCAAAATCTTTAGAAATTAAAAAAGAATACGATACAGTTAAACAATTAATTTCCAATAATATTTATTTATCATAA
- a CDS encoding antitoxin VbhA family protein gives MTKKEIEKAKRIEKNIEAMSYAIHSNELAGFVYTKEELAFLSDVAEEKITVEEAIEIIKNKK, from the coding sequence ATGACTAAAAAAGAAATTGAAAAAGCTAAAAGAATTGAAAAAAATATAGAAGCTATGAGTTATGCTATTCATAGTAATGAGTTAGCTGGATTTGTATATACAAAAGAAGAGTTAGCCTTTCTTTCAGATGTTGCAGAAGAAAAAATAACTGTTGAAGAAGCAATAGAAATTATAAAAAATAAAAAATAA
- a CDS encoding polyketide cyclase — MIFSIEKTFDFDIKIVWNVITNFKKYHWRSELSRVDIINEKEFIEVTKDGYLTNFKIIKEEKFKYLEFKINNSNLEGYWKGEFLVENGKTKIKFVEDLKAKKTWLTPILKIYVKRQQKIYMKNLEKYLYENVNKLGV; from the coding sequence ATGATTTTTAGTATTGAAAAAACTTTTGATTTTGATATAAAAATAGTATGGAATGTCATAACAAATTTTAAAAAATATCATTGGAGAAGTGAACTTTCAAGAGTGGATATTATCAATGAAAAAGAATTTATAGAAGTTACTAAAGATGGATATTTAACTAATTTTAAAATTATTAAAGAGGAAAAATTTAAGTACTTAGAATTTAAAATTAATAATTCAAATTTGGAAGGTTATTGGAAAGGAGAATTTTTAGTTGAGAACGGAAAAACTAAAATAAAATTTGTAGAAGATTTAAAAGCTAAAAAAACATGGTTAACTCCTATTTTAAAAATTTATGTAAAAAGACAACAAAAAATATATATGAAAAACTTAGAAAAATATTTATATGAAAATGTAAATAAATTAGGAGTATAG
- a CDS encoding GNAT family N-acetyltransferase, which translates to MKILKVETNKKKYIDLLLLADEEEKMIDKYLERGEMYILDDNGVKAECVVTDEGNGILEIKNIATLPNWHKQGYGKKLIEFITEKYSKNYLVIQVGTGDSPTTIPFYEKCGFKKSHIIKDFFIKNYDKPIIENGVQLVDMIYLKKILKRGE; encoded by the coding sequence TTGAAGATTTTAAAAGTAGAAACTAATAAGAAAAAATATATTGATTTATTATTATTAGCTGACGAAGAAGAAAAAATGATTGATAAATATCTTGAAAGAGGAGAAATGTATATTCTTGATGATAATGGAGTAAAGGCAGAGTGTGTTGTAACAGATGAGGGGAATGGAATATTAGAAATAAAAAATATAGCAACTTTACCTAATTGGCATAAGCAAGGTTATGGAAAGAAATTAATAGAGTTTATAACAGAAAAATATTCAAAAAATTATTTAGTCATACAAGTAGGAACAGGAGATAGTCCTACTACTATCCCTTTTTATGAAAAGTGTGGTTTTAAAAAATCTCATATTATAAAAGATTTTTTTATTAAAAATTATGATAAACCTATAATTGAAAATGGAGTTCAATTAGTAGATATGATATATTTGAAAAAAATTTTGAAAAGAGGGGAGTAA
- a CDS encoding AAA family ATPase, which produces MKKLYIIKGTMGIGKTTVSKLLKNSLDRSVFLDGDWCWDMSPFIVNEETKKMVIDNIIYLLNNFLKCSEYKNIIFCWVLNLKEVEKEILSRLNLEKVEVFSISLVCNELELEKRLKKDIELGLRKEEIILKSKERLKDYKNHEGIKIEVSNLTPIEIVNIIKNIK; this is translated from the coding sequence ATGAAAAAATTATATATAATTAAAGGAACAATGGGAATTGGAAAAACAACTGTATCAAAGTTATTAAAAAATTCTTTAGATAGAAGTGTTTTTTTAGATGGAGATTGGTGTTGGGATATGTCTCCTTTTATAGTAAATGAAGAAACTAAAAAAATGGTTATTGATAATATAATTTATCTTTTAAATAATTTTTTAAAATGTAGTGAATACAAGAATATAATTTTTTGTTGGGTATTAAATTTAAAAGAAGTAGAGAAAGAAATATTAAGTAGGTTAAATTTAGAAAAAGTAGAAGTATTTTCTATCTCTTTAGTATGCAATGAGCTAGAATTAGAGAAAAGATTAAAAAAAGATATAGAACTAGGATTACGAAAAGAAGAAATTATATTGAAAAGTAAGGAGAGATTAAAAGATTATAAAAATCATGAGGGAATAAAAATAGAAGTTTCTAATTTAACTCCTATTGAAATAGTAAATATAATAAAAAATATAAAGTAA
- a CDS encoding DUF2004 domain-containing protein, translating into MDIKYFKNVDFNTDYLETTIEFQNREIELDINTDVVLGKDSWVKEYEEYISKLEVFKEKIDKEIVEDFENDGITKEWVDFHLEELGEAIEEERLLEECDKKLSLDRQVLSIIKLRRIGIYPEYEDYAIWDYILDDEISDEILVIVTDKNGEIVDITWES; encoded by the coding sequence ATGGATATAAAATATTTTAAAAATGTGGATTTTAATACTGATTACCTTGAAACTACAATAGAATTTCAAAATAGGGAAATAGAGCTTGATATAAATACTGATGTAGTTCTTGGAAAAGATAGTTGGGTAAAAGAATATGAAGAATATATTTCTAAATTAGAAGTTTTTAAAGAAAAAATTGATAAAGAGATTGTAGAAGACTTTGAAAATGATGGAATAACAAAAGAATGGGTTGATTTTCATTTGGAAGAATTAGGAGAAGCAATAGAAGAAGAAAGATTACTCGAAGAGTGTGATAAAAAATTATCTTTAGATAGGCAAGTTCTTTCAATAATAAAACTTAGAAGAATAGGAATTTATCCTGAATATGAAGATTATGCTATTTGGGATTATATTCTTGATGATGAAATAAGTGATGAAATTTTAGTTATAGTTACTGATAAAAATGGAGAAATAGTAGATATTACTTGGGAAAGTTAA
- a CDS encoding RtcB family protein, which translates to MYKIMSNNLTDYEAINQIEEINRIFNDNNIVIMPDYHAGKGCVVGTTMLITDKVCPNHVGVDIGCGIAGYKIDKRYFKFHIEKLKELDDIIRKNIPSGLSVNKRKSKFIPKGYEIKLKAKVDKQSMDRAYLSLGTLGGGNHFIEVGENEECYILFVHSGSRNLGVQVASYHQNIAIDTCNKERVEYIYNITKNVAPEERENMIEEYKKENPHIPNTSCYLEGVYLEDYLFDMRVMEEFACLNREIMIKTILEKLDIPFVKGNYIESTHNYIEDYKGLHILRKGATSAKKDEKVIIPLNMRDGIIIGIGKGNPEWNYSAPHGTGRILSRKKAKENLSLDEFKEVMEGIFTTCISNNTLDESPMAYKPMEEILEVIGDTIEIEEIVKPIYNFKAN; encoded by the coding sequence ATGTATAAAATAATGTCAAATAATTTGACTGATTATGAAGCTATAAATCAGATAGAAGAAATTAATAGAATATTTAATGATAATAATATAGTAATTATGCCAGATTATCATGCTGGAAAAGGTTGTGTAGTAGGAACTACTATGCTGATAACTGATAAAGTTTGTCCTAACCATGTAGGTGTAGATATTGGTTGTGGAATAGCTGGTTATAAAATAGACAAGAGATATTTTAAATTTCATATAGAGAAATTAAAAGAGTTAGATGATATAATAAGAAAAAATATTCCAAGTGGATTATCAGTAAATAAGAGAAAATCAAAGTTTATCCCTAAAGGTTATGAGATAAAATTAAAAGCTAAGGTAGATAAACAATCTATGGATAGAGCTTATTTGAGCTTGGGAACTCTTGGAGGAGGAAATCATTTTATAGAGGTAGGAGAAAATGAAGAGTGTTATATTCTATTTGTTCACTCTGGAAGTAGAAATTTAGGAGTTCAAGTAGCAAGTTATCATCAAAATATTGCAATAGATACTTGTAATAAAGAGAGAGTAGAGTATATTTATAATATAACTAAAAATGTAGCTCCAGAAGAGAGAGAAAATATGATAGAGGAATATAAAAAAGAAAATCCTCATATTCCTAATACAAGCTGTTATTTAGAAGGAGTTTATTTAGAAGATTATCTCTTTGATATGAGAGTTATGGAAGAGTTTGCTTGTTTAAATAGAGAGATAATGATAAAAACTATTTTAGAGAAATTGGATATTCCCTTTGTTAAGGGAAATTATATAGAGAGTACTCATAACTATATAGAAGATTATAAAGGACTTCATATTTTAAGAAAAGGTGCTACATCAGCTAAAAAAGATGAAAAAGTTATAATTCCTTTAAATATGCGGGATGGAATTATCATAGGAATAGGAAAGGGGAATCCAGAATGGAACTATTCAGCTCCACATGGTACTGGAAGGATTCTTAGTAGAAAAAAAGCTAAAGAAAATCTATCTTTAGATGAATTTAAAGAAGTTATGGAAGGAATATTTACTACCTGTATATCTAATAACACCTTAGATGAATCTCCTATGGCTTATAAACCTATGGAAGAGATTTTAGAAGTTATTGGAGATACTATTGAAATAGAGGAGATAGTAAAACCAATTTATAATTTTAAAGCTAATTAA
- a CDS encoding suppressor of fused domain protein: protein MEIMEYTQNERMEIIKFIEENFGKIEKIYQDVGFDDLYLDVAQINPTEEKPYYTLITLGMGEHKMYNQNNENFSSYTELMISLPPDWNLDDENYTWALDNLMNLTYIPFSYYSAYEWGHLENNFEPFNSKTNLSALVLLYPEMKEENSGLLKLENRNLQFYQIVPLYDEEYTFALKNGMKNLLLLDVEKKINYVVDMQREKVLEYSEEEKELQNDIMDSSEWHLGDYYSKGIEVDEINIYNHLAIFLRWAMENNFLSDNFLKAYGKELEKYTSQDFIDLRELVKYRLKGDLRKSFFNDVGKEFIRYYYDYDFDNEDFFPGDIDNYAKRIFGEEKYYSPELKREAYLYLNFDEKYYQDMKEVIDKVYNKWLKELESYKN, encoded by the coding sequence ATGGAAATTATGGAATACACTCAAAATGAAAGAATGGAGATTATAAAATTTATAGAGGAAAATTTTGGAAAAATAGAAAAAATATACCAAGATGTTGGCTTTGATGATTTATATTTAGATGTGGCTCAAATTAATCCAACAGAGGAAAAGCCATATTATACACTTATAACTCTTGGAATGGGAGAGCATAAGATGTATAACCAAAATAATGAAAATTTTTCAAGCTATACAGAACTTATGATTTCTTTACCTCCTGATTGGAATTTAGATGATGAAAATTATACTTGGGCATTGGATAACTTAATGAATTTAACATATATACCATTTTCATACTATTCTGCATATGAATGGGGACATTTAGAAAATAATTTTGAGCCTTTTAATTCTAAAACTAATTTAAGTGCATTAGTTTTATTATATCCAGAAATGAAAGAAGAAAACTCTGGACTTTTAAAACTTGAAAATAGAAATTTACAATTTTATCAAATAGTTCCTTTATATGATGAGGAATATACTTTTGCTTTAAAAAATGGAATGAAAAATTTATTGTTACTAGATGTAGAGAAAAAAATAAACTATGTTGTAGATATGCAAAGAGAAAAAGTTCTTGAATATTCAGAGGAAGAAAAAGAGTTGCAAAATGATATTATGGATTCATCAGAATGGCATTTAGGAGATTACTATTCAAAAGGAATAGAGGTAGATGAGATAAATATATATAATCACTTAGCTATCTTTCTTCGTTGGGCTATGGAAAATAATTTTTTAAGTGATAATTTCTTAAAAGCTTATGGTAAAGAGCTTGAAAAATACACTTCTCAAGATTTTATTGATTTAAGAGAGTTGGTAAAATATAGATTAAAAGGGGATTTAAGAAAATCATTCTTTAACGATGTAGGAAAAGAATTTATTAGATATTACTATGACTATGATTTTGATAATGAAGATTTTTTCCCAGGAGATATAGACAACTATGCTAAAAGAATCTTTGGAGAGGAGAAATATTATTCGCCAGAATTAAAAAGAGAAGCTTATTTATATCTAAATTTTGATGAAAAATATTATCAAGATATGAAAGAGGTTATAGATAAAGTCTATAACAAATGGCTAAAAGAATTAGAAAGTTATAAAAATTAG
- a CDS encoding RNA 2'-phosphotransferase: protein MKKLDDVKLGKFLSLILRHKPETIGIALDKNGWADVKELIEKIKLSGRYIDMEILERIVRENNKKRYSFSENKEKIRASQGHSIEVELNLKEMTPPTILYHGTATRFLESIREKGIIKGNRQYVHLSKDIETARNVGKRHGEVVILSIDIESLKKIGHKFYLSENKVWLSDDIPSKYILWDKIIY from the coding sequence ATGAAAAAATTAGATGATGTAAAACTTGGAAAATTTTTAAGTCTTATTCTTAGACATAAACCAGAAACAATAGGAATAGCTTTAGATAAAAATGGCTGGGCAGATGTAAAAGAGTTGATAGAAAAAATAAAGCTTTCTGGAAGATATATTGATATGGAAATATTAGAAAGAATAGTTAGAGAAAATAATAAAAAGAGATATTCTTTTAGTGAAAATAAAGAAAAAATAAGAGCTAGTCAGGGACACTCTATTGAAGTAGAATTAAATTTAAAAGAAATGACACCTCCAACTATTCTATATCATGGAACAGCAACTAGATTTTTAGAAAGTATTAGAGAAAAAGGGATAATAAAAGGGAATAGACAATATGTTCATCTGTCTAAAGATATAGAAACAGCTAGAAATGTTGGGAAAAGACATGGAGAAGTAGTTATTTTATCAATAGATATAGAGAGTTTAAAGAAAATTGGACATAAATTTTATTTATCAGAGAATAAGGTTTGGTTAAGTGATGATATTCCAAGTAAGTATATTTTATGGGATAAGATTATTTATTAA
- a CDS encoding tetratricopeptide repeat protein, with protein MSLVTKEWAKEFEEAEYLDEVIKGLEALQKENNYTDEEMDNDLDVALWRAYVYNNMDMYEYYELSEKTLAKVKEEGVKSGVWCYRYSCALVYLRRFDEALEYSRMGTEIEPNYPWGWLQLGRLCYKFNLLDEAFRAIDKGLELVPNDYEFLTLKDDIENDRGYAYANSHYINEEADKNLEERLINIDDEELYNQFLNKSDLEKKLDMLHKDNQHKEIINIITSLPKEQLTYDILGKLARAYNNNDEYEKGMEVLLSLKDEGENTSLWNFRIGYSCYYSGKLEEAQKYFERCLELNPNEPDGDTLLRYTYSDLGNKKIEEGKDEEAIEYFKKILSIAKDDEGIIYGESELAWAYDHMREYEKAYEHLQKVVELGRDDIWLHSELGYCLSGLNRFEEAVGEYKKAIELGREDSWIYGRLGLAYRELEKYDEAMESYQKGLEVDSEDAYIISEIAWIYDNIKNDIEKGLEYLNKAKELGRDDIWINSEFGWVYNHIRENEKALSYIEKAMELGRNDEWIYFEKGYALARINKIEEGIECYKKAKELGKNDVGVNAEIGYWLNALGKNQEALEYLEMAKELLGKDDSWIDSEIGFSLNRLDRYEEAVLYLQKAKSLGREDDWIFTEIGFSLKKLKKYKEALENYLKVEELGRNDDWINIEIAECLGELGNIEEAIIRLQKVLTFENCDKILVNSQIGYLYGKLNKSKEALKYLFEAEKLGRKDIWLYSEIGWNLSDDSTKYNEAFEYLNKAIELGRDDNWIFGQLGFVSSKLNKKKEAQKYFEKALFINPDDTWVAYHLGMVYRKGGEVQKAIEVLENSLENTLFRGWVELELAICYALIEDREKAQKYLEIAESFIGGEKENSSDVKKDFDMVKQLLQPLNLLS; from the coding sequence ATGTCACTGGTAACTAAAGAATGGGCTAAAGAATTTGAAGAAGCAGAATATCTTGATGAAGTAATAAAAGGATTAGAAGCATTACAAAAGGAAAATAACTATACAGATGAAGAGATGGATAATGATTTAGATGTCGCTCTTTGGAGAGCCTATGTTTATAACAATATGGATATGTATGAATATTATGAACTATCAGAAAAAACTCTTGCTAAAGTAAAAGAAGAAGGAGTGAAAAGTGGAGTTTGGTGTTATAGATATTCTTGTGCATTAGTTTACCTTAGAAGATTTGATGAAGCTTTAGAATATAGTAGAATGGGAACTGAGATAGAACCTAATTATCCTTGGGGTTGGTTACAACTTGGAAGACTATGCTATAAATTCAATCTTTTAGATGAAGCTTTTAGAGCTATAGATAAAGGATTGGAGCTTGTACCAAATGATTATGAATTTTTAACATTAAAAGATGATATAGAAAATGATAGAGGATATGCTTATGCAAACTCTCACTATATAAATGAAGAAGCAGATAAAAATTTAGAAGAAAGATTAATAAATATTGATGATGAAGAGTTATATAATCAATTTTTAAATAAAAGTGATTTAGAGAAAAAGTTAGATATGTTACATAAGGATAATCAACATAAAGAAATTATCAATATAATTACCTCTCTTCCAAAAGAACAATTAACTTACGATATTCTTGGAAAACTTGCAAGAGCATACAATAATAATGATGAATATGAAAAAGGAATGGAAGTTTTACTTTCACTAAAAGATGAGGGAGAAAATACATCTCTTTGGAATTTCCGTATAGGATATTCTTGTTATTATTCTGGAAAACTTGAAGAAGCTCAAAAATATTTTGAAAGATGTTTAGAGTTAAATCCTAATGAGCCAGATGGAGATACTCTTTTAAGATATACTTATTCTGATTTAGGAAATAAAAAAATAGAAGAGGGAAAAGATGAAGAAGCTATAGAGTATTTTAAAAAAATATTATCTATTGCAAAAGATGATGAGGGAATTATCTATGGAGAATCTGAATTAGCTTGGGCATATGACCATATGAGAGAATATGAAAAAGCTTATGAACATTTACAAAAAGTAGTGGAGTTAGGAAGAGATGATATTTGGTTACACTCTGAATTAGGATATTGCCTATCAGGATTAAATAGATTTGAAGAAGCTGTTGGAGAGTATAAAAAAGCTATAGAACTAGGAAGAGAAGACAGTTGGATATATGGTAGACTAGGATTAGCTTATAGAGAATTAGAAAAATATGATGAAGCTATGGAAAGTTATCAAAAAGGATTGGAAGTAGATTCAGAAGATGCTTATATTATTTCTGAAATAGCTTGGATATATGATAATATAAAAAATGATATTGAAAAAGGTTTAGAATATCTTAATAAAGCTAAAGAACTAGGAAGAGATGATATCTGGATAAATTCTGAATTTGGTTGGGTATATAATCATATTAGAGAAAATGAAAAAGCTTTATCATATATAGAAAAAGCTATGGAATTAGGAAGAAATGATGAATGGATTTATTTTGAAAAAGGTTATGCTCTTGCTAGAATAAATAAAATAGAGGAAGGAATAGAATGCTATAAAAAAGCTAAAGAATTAGGAAAAAATGATGTAGGAGTCAATGCTGAAATTGGATATTGGCTAAATGCTTTAGGAAAAAATCAAGAAGCTCTTGAGTATTTAGAAATGGCCAAAGAATTATTAGGAAAAGATGATTCTTGGATAGATTCAGAAATAGGCTTTTCTTTAAATAGATTAGATAGATATGAAGAAGCTGTTTTATATTTACAAAAAGCTAAATCTTTAGGAAGAGAAGATGATTGGATATTTACTGAAATAGGTTTCTCTTTAAAGAAATTAAAAAAATATAAAGAAGCTTTAGAAAATTATTTAAAAGTAGAGGAACTAGGAAGAAATGATGACTGGATAAATATTGAGATAGCTGAATGTCTTGGAGAGTTAGGAAATATAGAAGAAGCGATTATAAGATTACAAAAAGTACTTACATTTGAAAATTGTGATAAAATATTGGTAAATTCTCAAATAGGATATTTATATGGAAAACTAAATAAATCTAAAGAAGCTTTAAAATATCTGTTTGAAGCTGAAAAACTTGGAAGAAAAGATATTTGGTTATATTCAGAAATAGGTTGGAATTTATCAGATGATTCTACAAAATATAATGAAGCTTTTGAGTATCTTAATAAGGCAATAGAATTAGGAAGAGATGATAACTGGATTTTTGGACAATTAGGATTTGTTTCATCCAAACTTAACAAGAAAAAAGAAGCACAAAAATATTTTGAAAAAGCTTTATTTATAAATCCAGATGATACTTGGGTTGCATATCATTTAGGTATGGTTTATAGAAAAGGTGGAGAAGTTCAAAAAGCTATAGAAGTTTTAGAAAATAGTTTAGAAAATACATTATTTAGAGGTTGGGTAGAATTAGAGCTTGCTATTTGCTATGCTTTAATAGAAGATAGAGAAAAAGCTCAAAAATATTTAGAGATTGCTGAATCATTTATAGGAGGAGAAAAAGAAAATTCTTCTGATGTAAAAAAAGATTTTGATATGGTAAAACAATTATTACAACCATTAAATTTATTATCATAA